The proteins below come from a single Caulobacter segnis ATCC 21756 genomic window:
- a CDS encoding VanZ family protein, which translates to MFLKPAHIVPVARAVLVLGVLAVVALTLGPFAGAEEILGMSDKVAHAFAFGVLLMIAFFAFPFRRRFDMMLIALAIGAGVEIAQTYVARSSSLVDWVADAVGIYAVYAISMIERWRWMIREQGALTFAEIAAMDARRASRRAHVAFEPQDGSAEAANFAERASQRFPAR; encoded by the coding sequence ATGTTCCTCAAGCCCGCCCACATCGTTCCCGTGGCCCGCGCCGTCCTCGTTCTGGGCGTTCTGGCCGTGGTGGCGTTGACCCTCGGCCCGTTCGCGGGCGCGGAGGAAATCCTCGGCATGAGCGACAAGGTCGCTCACGCGTTCGCCTTCGGCGTCCTGCTGATGATCGCGTTCTTCGCCTTCCCGTTCCGTCGTCGCTTCGACATGATGCTCATCGCGCTGGCGATCGGCGCTGGCGTCGAGATCGCCCAGACCTACGTCGCGCGCAGCAGCAGCCTGGTCGACTGGGTGGCTGACGCGGTCGGCATCTACGCCGTCTACGCGATCAGCATGATCGAACGCTGGCGCTGGATGATCCGCGAGCAAGGCGCCCTGACCTTCGCCGAGATCGCCGCCATGGACGCGCGACGCGCGTCGCGCCGCGCTCATGTCGCTTTCGAACCGCAGGACGGCTCGGCGGAAGCCGCGAACTTCGCCGAGCGCGCCTCGCAACGGTTCCCCGCTCGCTAA
- a CDS encoding HNH endonuclease — protein sequence MMQVLTRPPSGMPALVLNADFRPLSYYPLSLWPWQEVIKAVFLDRVDVVASYDQVVHSPSFEMRLPSVVALKQYVPQERPPAFTRFNLFLRDAFSCQYCGSTEDLTFDHVIPRSRGGRTTWENIVTACAPCNLSKGGRTPREAGMQPYHHARRPSMHELQERGRRFPPGRLHVSWLDYLYWDIELEA from the coding sequence CTGATGCAGGTCCTCACACGCCCGCCGTCGGGCATGCCGGCCCTCGTGCTCAATGCAGACTTCCGGCCGCTCAGCTACTATCCGCTGTCCCTCTGGCCGTGGCAGGAGGTGATCAAGGCGGTGTTCTTGGACCGGGTCGATGTCGTTGCGAGTTACGATCAGGTCGTCCATTCGCCGTCGTTCGAGATGCGGCTGCCCAGCGTCGTGGCGCTGAAGCAATACGTCCCGCAAGAGCGTCCGCCGGCCTTCACCCGCTTCAATTTGTTCCTGCGCGATGCGTTCAGCTGCCAGTACTGCGGCTCGACGGAGGACCTGACGTTCGACCATGTGATCCCGCGTTCGCGAGGCGGACGCACGACCTGGGAGAACATCGTCACCGCCTGCGCGCCGTGCAATCTCAGCAAGGGCGGTCGTACGCCGCGGGAGGCGGGGATGCAGCCCTACCACCACGCGCGCCGGCCCTCGATGCACGAGTTGCAGGAGCGCGGACGACGCTTCCCGCCGGGAAGGCTGCACGTCAGTTGGTTGGACTATTTGTATTGGGACATCGAGCTGGAAGCCTGA